Within the Heptranchias perlo isolate sHepPer1 chromosome 39, sHepPer1.hap1, whole genome shotgun sequence genome, the region AGTCGTGAAGGGACCTTCGATGAGAACCAGAGGGCTCTCCAATTTCTGATTTCAACATTTGACTCAATCTTCAAGTCACACCTGGTCCGCCCAGACTCCATGTGGTTGAGTTCACATTTGGTAAGATTTCTTGGGGAAATTAGCCGGGGAAATGGCATCAATCACACAGATGCTCTTGAGAATAAGTGAGAAGTTTGGCATTAAATCAAGTCACATTTTGCCCATTTAAGATTTTAGCTTTTATATCGACCCCCAGGTGAGGAGTCAGGGTCCCACAGTACAACACTTACAATAACTTATAAGCCCAAAATAATGTATAGCCCTGGCTTAAGACATTGTgagtggctcttaaaagagccgtttGGCGGTTTAATTGCAGGACTTGGGGCtctacttggagctggtgtacttggtgaCGGCCttcgtcccttccgacacggcgtgtttGGCCAGTTCCCCCGGCAGCAGGAGGCGGACGGCGCTCTGGATCTCCCTGGAGGAGATGGTGTGCCGCCTGCTGTAATGGACCAGGCGGGAAGCCTCGGAGGCGATGCGCTCGAAGATGTCGGTGACGAAGGAGTTGATGAcactcatggccttggaggagatgcccgTGTCCGGGTGGACCTGCTTCAgcactttgtagatgtagatgctgtaactctccctcctgctcctcctgtgtTTCTTGTCGCCTTTCCTGGTCATTTTCATAGCGGTTTTTTTCGAGCCCTTCTTCGAAACGGCGCTCTTGGCACCGGCTGTGGTGCTACTGGTGGAAACAGCCGCAGTCGGCATTGCAAAATCTTCCAATTCCTTCCCAACGTTAACACCAAACTAGAAAGCAGCAAAACTTTCTCACACCCTCCAGCTCCCCCATTATATACACAGCGCTATGCTAATGAAGGATGCAAAATCGTCCATTTCAATTGGCTGTTCTGTGAGCAATCTCATTCCTCAGTCTGCACAAATCACCAGTCAGATATTAATCATAGATACAacgcaaaaggaggccattcggctcatcgtgccagtgccggctctttgaaagggctttccaattattcccactcccccctgctctttctccatagcccagcaaatttttctccttcaagtatttataaccccccccccccgcctctcccctgcTCCCCCAGTTACTAGCAGATTTTTCTCTGCAAGGGACCCAGCTAAGAGAATGGCAGGGGAGAGAGGCTTAAAGCACAATTCATGCACGAAAATGCAGTTTATGCCAGATTTTGCGATAAGCACTTGCACCCCACCGAGTTAATCCCGGGTGCTGAAGAGGGAAATCTGCCCCTAGATTGTTAGTTACATCATAGAATACATTTGTTAAGCTGGCCTCCTCCACCTTTGACAAGAAATCAattcagggctgtttatacaaaTATAAACTCATTCTTTCAAGGCTAGAAATTACTACTGGTGttaacagcaacaacaatttgcatttatatagtgcctttgatgtagtaaaacgacctaaggcgcttcacagtagcgattattaaacaaaatttgacacagccacataaggaggtttgacaggtgatcaaaagcttagtcaaagaggtaagttttaaggagcgtcttaaatgaggagagagcgatagagaggtggagaggtttagggagggaattccagagcttaggatccaggcagctgaaagcacgaccgccaatggtggagcgattaaaatcggggatgcttaagagaccagaattggaggagtgcagagatctcggagggttgtaatgaGTCCTATCTGGGATCTAGTTATTTCCCTACCCTGCACTCACTTATCTAGTTTAAATGATTCTTAATTACTGCCTCAATGTTATCCACATGTCTACTTTTTTCCTACTTTGTTTTGGTTCAGACCATACAGGAAGAAGAAATGGTTAGCAGACCGAGAAGGTCAACCCACAAGGGAGgtcatatttatccaattcccttttgaaagttactattgaatctgcttccaccgccctttcaggcagcgcattccagatcataacaactcgctgcgtaaacaaaaatcttcatctcctccctccccccccctcttttgtcaattatcttacatTTGTGACCtacggttactgaccctcctgccagcggaaacagtttctccttatttactcgatcaaaatccttcataattttgaacgtctCTACTAAAtcgcctcttaaccttttctgctctaaaaacaaccccagcttctccagtctccccacataactcttattcctggtaccattccagtaagcCACATCAGTatttcccatttaaaaaaaaaatcgataTTTACAACCAAACCCATCTACATTCGAGCAATCTCTTTTTCTGAAGGactttggtggctctgaaaagagccttttttTTTGTTCCCACAATATTTTTGCTCAGATTGTTTCCGCTCGGATTCCACCCTCGCGGTTATCCGCCTTGGCCGTTTCATCACTTGGGTATTGCTGGGCTTCTTGCTTGCGGAGTTGACCGTCCGCTGGCGGCAGCTCCTTGGCCGCTCTCCTGGGCCGCCCGACGCCCCTCCTCACCGCCTTCCggacaccaccaccaccgccacccttGATCCTGACCCTTCTCTGGCCAGGACCGCCGCCGGCTCTCCCGTTCTTCCTCTGAATCCTCGGCTTGCTCTTCCTGGCGGGactccttttcctcctgctcctcttggcggCCGCCGCCTTCCTCTGGTAGCGGCCCCGGGAGGCGGCCCGTCTCCTGCCGGCCGCCAGGCGGCTCTTGGTCTTCACGTACCGCCGCCGGTTGACTTTGAAGGAGCCGTTGGCCCCGGTGCCCGCCGTTTGCAGCAGCGAGCCGCTGGTCACCAGGCTCCTCACCGTCTGGTTCACCCGCGAGTTGTTCTTGGACACGTCGAAGCCGGCGGCCGACAGCACCTTCTTGACAGCGACCAGCGACAGGCCGCGGCGCTCCTTGGAAGACGCCACCGCCTCCATGATCTGACCGGCCAGGGTGGCGGAGGCGCGCCCGCCCGCCTGCCGCGCCCGGGGcgggctcctcctcttcctcgccTTCTTGCCTCGGGAGGGGTCTCCGGCCGGATCGCCCCAGCCCATTTGGTTGTGACGGCGCGACGTTCAGCACCTTTTCCCTCCGGCTCGTCCGCGCTCGACGCCGCGGTGACCGATTCTCCGAAgggggcggcggcggcggcgccaTTTAAAATCTCAAGGCGGACGTTTCAGAGTCAACTCCTCCCCCGGGGACCCGGCGCGTGGCCGAGCGGCGCGCGGCCCCAGGGGTTTATTATTTGCCTTTCTCTGTCTGTCAAAAGCATCCAATTTGGTTGCAAGATCTTCAAATCTCCGAAACCTTCAACCCTCCCAGGAGGGTGCATCGGTGACGCGCACTGGCCCTACGCGCgctgtgattttgtttttttccccgAGGCGGTCCCGTGTTTTAAAATATGACCCTTGGGTGCAATAAGACAGAGCCTGCACTGAAAGTTTGCACCGTGCGTGTCATCGATGCACCCGCCTGGGAGGGTTGGGAGGTTTTGGAGATTTGAAGATCTTGCAATCAAATTGGATGCTTTTCATACGcatgcatatagtgacaccacgaGTCCTGGACAGAATGGGTaactcccccgtcaatcacgcctagaGACCACACTGCTGCAAGTGGCAACTCATTGGCTCCCGCAGTGGTGTCAATCCTCACTTCGTTATTTATTTCTTCCTCCAAACTATTCCCAGGGCGAAACGCTTTGAGTGAGATTGGCACTTTTATTCGCAACGGATAAGGAATGATCAACGTTTCACCCACAAATCATTTCATTATTAATGCAAAAGATTTTTTTATATAGCTTAATGACAAGGGCACGGTAACACAAGACTGAAGATTAAAGCGATCTGCTGATGAAACCAACAGTATAAGACAAAGGAAGACCTTGAGGCGGGAGAAATTTCACACCTTATTCAATTTTAGACGTATTAAAGATTTTCAATTTGTACTAGAGTAAAAACACGTTCAAGGCAGGTTTTGGTCATTAAAACAGTCTCCAATTGCAAATTTCTGGATATATATGACATTAAAGCAAAAAACTTTTTTATTTGCATGCGTAAGTGACTTCAATATTGAAGGGGCTTATTGCAGTATTTTCTATCTATAATGCACATGGTATAAATTAATTTTCTGTACGATGCTGAGGACAGAACCAGCGATATGCGGCGGCGAGTCGCGATATTTGGCACCTCCGTTCCTTTGGCGGCTTTTTTTTGGTTAACGACGAcgttacagattttttttcttgattAACATATTGCACGAAAAACGGAAGTCTTCTGAAGATTAGAGGAAAATATTTGTTAATTCATTCACGTTTTCTATATTAGCAGGGTTGATTTTGTGGCGCAGTACTCTTGTATCCtcgtaacatttttaaaatttacactTGTCGATCGTTAAGATTCATCATTTTGAAAACATGTTTGACCGTTCAGTCTATGGGCGCAGAATTTGCTGCAACCGAGAACACCATGCAGATCAGTCAATCTTTTGGACGTTGTCTGCAGCAGATACATTTAGTTCACCCCTTGTACTCTGCCTATTCCCCAAGATCACTCATGCATCGTTGAAACTTTTCTGAGTTCCTGGAGGATAACGAAATTGCAATGTAATTGACATATTGTGAGGAAGCCCAACTCTTTGTTCAGATTTTGGAATGTCACTAATGTGAATTTGGAACAGAAGTGGGCTGAAGTCCCGAGGAACTCTCGCCATTGGGCGAAACCTGGTGGAAATTGTTGAGTTCATTCTGACACCAATCTTTGCCAGGAAATTTGCTATTCTTTGGATCAGCTTACTGGGAGATGGCGTATCACAGTCCTTTTTGGCAATTCTTGTTGAAAGCCTTTCTCACCTCCAGCAACATTGCCAGTGTGCACTCTTTCCTACTAAAAAACTACGGGGACGTGCCCTGACAGTCACAGCAAGTTGTTACTGGCGCTTCCTCCTCTCCTGTATTGAAGAAGTTAATGCTCTCGAGGTGGTGGAATATGATGATTCTCTCCAGCATGTATTTGGTGATAATATTCACTCCCGGAGCTTTCTCTCAATGTAGAGATCCAGAGGTAGATTTTTCTGGCCGGTTGCTAAGGACGACCCATGGTTTGTTACCATTTTGACATCCTTTTTCTTATCAAATGGTTTCAAATTTGCAACAGTCTGGTTTGATAAGGTCTGTGGATTTCGGTGCCGGCAGGAGCAAATTCAGTCCAATTGTGTAACCATTCTGTTACATGGCTGTGCAGAAAAATCTTTAGTGTCAGCCTTCGCAGGATGAAGCTGAAAAAATACGGAGAATGAGCCTTAACACTGCCATTGAACAAGCTTCTAATGTGAACTATCCGTTATTATGCAAGGCTCTTTCGCGAACGCCAAAGCAAAACTTCTGGAGAGATATTTGGGGTACCAGAAAAAAATAAACTTGTACCAAACTTCCCAAAATGCAAGAAGCAATTGTCTTGTACAGCTAAGGGTATGTACAACTTAGAGCCAAAGAGAAACTGGTGAACACCGAggttttaatcatagaatcatagaaatttacggcacacaaggaggccattcggcccatcgtgtctgtgccagccaaaaaagagctacccagcctaatcccactttccagctctcagtgcgtagccttgtaggttacttcaagtgcatatccaaatacCTTTTAAATACAACGAGGGTTTCTGCAtctaccgccctttcaagcagtgagttccagacccccaccaccctctgggtgaaaaaattcctcaactctattccttctaccaattactttacatctatgccccctggtcactgacccctctgttaagggaataagtccttcctatccactctatctagtcccgtcattttatatacctcaattaaatctctcctcagcctcctctgttccaaagaaaacaacaccagcctatccaatctttcctcatagctaaaattctccagtcctggcaacatccttgtaaatctcctctgtaccctccctagtgcaatcacatctttcttgtaatgtggtgaccagaactgtatgcagtactctagctgtggccaaactggtgttttatacagttctaggataacttccctgctcttatattctatgcctcggctaataaaggaaagtatcctgtatggcttcttaaccaccttatctacctgtcctgctaccttcggggatctgtggacatgcactccaaggtttctCTGTTCTTCTACATTtctagtatcctcccatttattgtgtattcccttgccttgtttgccctccccaaatgagttgcctcacacttctccggattgaattccacttgccacttttctgcccacctgaccagtccattgataacttcctgcagtctacagctttcttcctcactatcaaccacatggccaatttttgtatcatctgctaacttcttaatcataccccctacatttaaatctaaatcattgatatataccacaaaaagcaagggacctagtactgaaccctgtggaacccgcCTGGAAACAgtctttcagtcacaaaaacacccatcgaccattaccatttgcttcctgccaccgagccaattttggatccaactagccactttcccttgggtcccatgggcttttactttcctgaccagtctgccatgtgcgaccttgtcaaaatccttgctaaaatccatgtagcatGCATCAAACGCATGAAAGAGATAATGAAAGACATACCGAAGTTAGATTTATGAAGCAGGAAAGAACATCTTTGGTAAAGATTTGAACACCATCTATATGGATTCACACCCTTTGTCCTTCACTTTCTTGTCACTTTTTTACTATTTTGATGCAATACAGTGTTGTATTATGCCTCCTAATTTAGTTACATATTACAGGTTTAGATTTATCTCTCACCACTCATTGCTGCCTAGGGCCATTCAATGTATCCTTCACCATCAAAGTGGTCTCAAGCAAGACTTCAATCCGGGACTAAATTACCTCTGGTAAGAAATCTCAGCAAGGTGGATTTGATGCCATGCAATGTAAATCTGTAGCTACACATCTGCTAGGAATCGAGCTGTTTGGACTCACAGTAAGGATAAACAAAGTCTATCTCCATAATGGGTCAACATTGGAAAGATGATTGCTGAatcattggacatgaatttagatttgaggttaggatcagatcagccatgatcttattgaatggcggagcaggatcgaggggccgattggcctactcctgctcctatttcttatgttcttatgttcttatgaataggTAAGTGTGATTCACCTTAGACATGACTGTATTAGagggaaggtgggggaggggagaatggggggaagggtggggggattgGTTGGTAGCGGCTTATGGAAGAATTCCATATTCCCCATGTTGCAGATCCCAAGGAAGCAGATAGAATAAATCCCCAAAGATAAAAAAATACCATTTCTGGGAGATACTGAGTAGCGACATCTGAATCTAAACCAGACTAATCCCATACTAGAGCTATATACGTGTAGAAATAAAGTTAACTGAATGCTCCTGCAGTACTTGGACAGCAAAGGCTgtctttgttgtttttttttaacctgtcctTCAAGTTCGATTTGAACTCCTATATATCAAATGGAGAGGAAAGAATCCGCTGATTTCCAAGCAGGGGGTTTGATTCCAAGTGTTTGATTGTTGAAATGTAGACCAGAGACAACCATGCTGGAAACAAGCTGCTAGATCAAAGAAGTGAGAGTATCAAACCTTTAATTCAAGAGCTCCTGCCACTATTCCCCTTACCTCTGGGAGTACTTGGTTTGGGGGCTTTGAAGTTCTCCAAGTAGTGCAGAGACGACACCACTCAGATCCATAAAAGATCAAACAGGAATCATTTTGTAACCCACTTCAAACATCGCCTTTGAATACAGTGGTGAAAGATGAGAGACTAGGAAAGTCAAAGGATACTGTATGACGCGAATGGTGACCATTTCCCAGAGACAGCATTAATATTGTACAAGGCCAGTGACAAAATCTTTTGATGGGGAATAGAGCCTTACCCACGCACTTATGGCAAGTGGAGGAACCAACTTTGTTCTCAATTATCTCCAATGCCTCACTACCAATATCAGATACTAACCTGTACCTGGATATCTCCCAGTGCTGCTTCCTGAGATGAAAGCTCTCAGCTAATTTGTCTTGGTGTGTAAGATTGGGGCCTTGATCAGATGATAGGGGTTGATGCCAGCTGGCCCATGTCTGTAGACAACTCTATCAGACCTGAGTTGAGTTCTCAGACagtaggagaggctgtttccaggATTTGCTAGCCGATTTGTGGCATCTAAAAACTGGAGGTCAAAGTTGCTGGTGGTACCAATGGTGTGGAATGATACCAGTGTCACAGACTTCACCCTTATCAAACAAGGCAAAAGTGAAGCTGGCTGTATCCAAGGGTGCTGGTTGACATTTTCTGCTGTAGCATCTTTTAGTCTAGTTTGGTGTGGGCAAAAATACCCGGATAACTACCATATGCTTCAACATCCCATTTGCAAAATAAACCTTAAAGatgtcagggacatccaccacactaaacgcTTCAGAGCATTTGGAACAATGCTTAAAGCCAGGTGATCATGCTGCCTATTTGATTAatggttgttttaaaaaaaatattttgatgaGAGGGAAAacctgcgggtgaaaacctgagAGAGAAATatctgggggtgaaattcaactgggGCGTGGGCGCGAAACGGCCGATCCGCTACCACCCATTTTGCACCCCAGCCGAAGTTACATTTcatcctccctctgtctctttaatGGTGCTACAATTAACCAGTGAGGCGTGCACAAGATCATCAgatatgctgctgctgctgggggggaagggggtcggGAAGAAACTGATGCTTCAGGGCAGGTTAGGTTTTTACAACGTAGGCGTGAGGAGTATCACGCCGTCAACACAGTGACATCACAAAACGTGTGTTTTTCCTAGTGTGATGTGCCGCGATGTCAAGGCACTCCGGCGGATGTAAAGCATGGGAACTTATAGATAAAATAAAGGAACATTTGACTAGTCTCTAATTTTACCACTTTTCTTTTATTCCTTGTATCGATGATGAAATATGACTATACCATTCATATTTGGGGACTGACACGGGCCAGCAAAACAAGCCCAGAGGTTGAAAATGATATTAGTGGACGAATGCTTAATGTTCTCGCACGACATTAATTATGTATCTCTCACTTTTTACACAATTTAAGAGAAACAAAACAAGTTCAGAACTTTCGGACACGACAATAAAATAATATGCTTTTACTCCACAATTAAAAGGTCTGAAATCACCATCGTCAAGAGGCCTTTAAGATAGCAAAAGCTTTAGAAAAGAGTAACTCTGCAACATTACTGCAAACTGAACTGTAACAGTGGGACAGGTTCCAACTGGGGAGGCAAATTTAGAACTGTCAGGAAATTCTTGAAAAAAAAGctgggaatcatttaagaactaaCATGCTACGATGGGCTATAGATTTTTTCTGGTGAATGAGTTGAATTTATGCTAACTCTTCATCTTGCCAAATATATGCATCGAAAAAAAAGATCTTCACCGCAGCCTTTTTTCAATTAAACTTAATTAAAACTACGACATATTTGGATAATTTGCACGGCGGACATTAAGATGTGTTGTTGATACAGGTTCCCGAAAAGCTAGAACTAGGAAGAAAGCGTTCTAGCCTCCGATAGCTGGAAATCAGATTGGCCAGTGACACGGAAAATGGCAAGCGGCTTCACTCCAAACTGTAACTAACAAACTGGATCACttttttcaacattttaaaaataaacatactTCATACGTCTTAATTTCCCTTTTATTAAATCTTTTTTTAACACGTATGGCTGCTACATTAACGTCTTGTGACTTGTTTTGGCCCCTTTGTTTGAGTCAGTGGCTCTAGGAAGAGCCGTTCTTTCAATTTTCCAAGTCTTTCTACTTCGCGCTGGACGATGGGGTCTTTGCCGATTTTGTTTCAGTTGGGCACCTGGATACCCTCCTCATTCTTGCAGCTTTCCACTTGGCTGCCATTCTGAACACGGTCGGGGTTCTCCGACCCACGCCCGTTTTCTTCTGCGCTTTCGCTTTCTTTCTGCCCGTCGACGGTCTCCTCGGCATTTTAGGGAGTCTCTTGACCACCACTCGTCGCCTGGTGGCTTCTTTTCCCGACGCCGTCACCCCCGCTGTGATCTCCAGGTCTTTGCTGAGCTTGACCGAACCGGAGGCGCCGGTGCCCGCCGTGTGTACCAGCGAGCCTCTGCTTAACAAGCTCTTGATCGCCCGGTTGACCCGCGAGTTGTTCTTCTCCAGGTTGTAGCCGCTGGCCTTCAGCGCCTTCTTCATGGCGGCCACCGACAAACCGCGGCGCTGCTTGGTGGCCGCCACAGCCTTCATGATCTGCTCGGCCACCGTGCAGCCGAACTTCTTGTGCCGGTAAggcctcctcttcttcttcacAGCAACCGCAATGTCCACCGCCTCGTCTGGAGGCGGAAGCGGCGGCGGTGGTAGCGCTGGTGCCGCCGGAGCGGGAAGGTCCATCCCGACCGGCTCAATATCCGCCATCAATCCAAACGacgtctcccctcctcctccgctcccGTCGGCAGCGACAGCTGCAATGTGGAGGCGGCGCCGGCAAAGTGATACTTAAAGCCGCGACGCGGACGCGGTAGACTCAACCCGCCGCCCAGCCGCACGCGGGCGGCCCGGGGCTCCGCCCACTTTGTGCTTTCGCTCCGCTGAAAGAGGCTTTGGTTCGCGGAAAATCGAGCGCCGGGGAAGCCGCGCATCGCTCACTCCTATCCCACGCAATCCAATTCGTCGCACGGGCAATGCTTTGCATTTGAAAAACGCGGCGGGGTTATTTTTAACACTCCATAATTGCACCGCCTCCCCCTTAAAAAACCGCCCTGGGTCTGCTTTTTTGCTCTTTCCTGGTTGGAATACCGCAACGACCTGATACTTGGGCGGGCATTAAGCCTCGAGGTTGCAGGAGAAGGGTCGTTGTTCATATTCCAGAGGAAGCCCTTGTTTTAACGTGTTAAGGGACTTGAAAAGATCTTGTTAAGTCTGATCTCAGTAACACAGATAGATTGCGCGGTCAAGGTTGATTTTAATCAGAGGGGTTTGCCACAAGGGGATCAATTTTGCGGTTCTCAATACAAGTTCTTCGCATAAACCAGGTTTATAATCAAATTTTACAAGTGGGTGTCCAACAAATTCCACCCTGTCTCAAAAACATAAATATGTTAACATTAGGAGCTAAAGCATTTAAAGggcagctggataagcacataagggagaaaggaatagtgggatatgctgataaggtaagatgaagtagggtgtgaggaggctcgtgtggagcataagcactagcatggaccagttgggtcgaatggcctgtttctgtgctgtggattctATATGTAGCTAGTCATCAGCCTCGGTGCTTCATCTTCATTTGCTACTTTACGCCTCAATAACTCCTCCACGTCGATAACCTAGACGGTTCAATGATCTTTTTAAGGTAGCAAATTAAAGTGTTAACCACAAGAATCATTGGGgttaaaattcaacttcggcgaGGGGGGCACAGAACAGGCGGTAGCGGATtggccccccgttatacaccccacacaAACCCCGATTCTCCTTTCCAATGGCCCTATGTTGTCTGCAAGAAGCTCAGCTTCTTCTCTTGTGTTAAACAACCCATTTCCTCCTCACCAACTCTTAAATCTTTACAAAGCCCTTGTCTGGAATACTGCTCCCatgctgggggtggggtggggaagggggatcTGATGCCTCTCGTGCTCTTAGACAGGATTCAAGATACTTATCGCTGATATATGAACCATTTTCACCTCTAGTCTCCAAACTCAGTCTCTTGGTTGCAACCTTTCTTGTCTCTATACTTTATTGCACTATAAGTCAATGCTTCTCTCAACTTACTTTTTGATTCTCCCAAGCTGCACATATATCAATCTGCATGGCTCCTCCCCCTTACATCATCAAGATTCAGCGAGCTATCTTCTACTCCAACCCATTTCCTAGGATATCAAAACTACGAAACTCCTTAATCTTAATCATTTAAAGTGTTTTATTCCTCATGTGAGCTGCAGTGCATTTAATCCTaagctctttaaaaaaaattctcaggatgtgggcaaagccagcatttattgcccatccctagttgcccttgagaaagtggtggcgagctgccttcttgaaccgctgtagtccttgtggtgaatGTACTCCTAtaatgctgttaggtcgggagttccaggattgtgacccagttatgaaggaacggccgatacatGGCCaaatcaggatgatgtgtgacttggaggcaaaccgggaggtggtgttgttcccatgtgcctgctgcctttgtccttctagctggtagaggtcatgggcttgggaggtgctgccgaagaagccttggtggatTGCTGTAGAGCATCTTTtagataggacacactgcagccacagcatGCTAATGGTGGAGGGGATTTATGTTTCGGCTAGTGTATGAGGTGCTGATCacacaggctgctttgtcctggatggagtagagcttcttgagcgttattACAGCTGGATTCATCCAACGAAGTGCAATATGACCCTAATCTCATGGGTTGTGTAGGTGCCACTTCAGTGATAGGAATGTATCAGGTTGCTGGTTGCTGTGTATCAGCACGAGCCTCTTGGGAATAAGGTGACCTTCCTGGCAGGTGAATTCTGAGAAGGACTTGATGTAGCACTTTCACTGCTGCTTGGGAAGCCTGTGTGATTTCTAGCATGCATGGGCCTTGCGGGAGGGTTACGGTGGGTTGGCATCCTGAGAAAAACCACCATCATCCATGTCCATTTaaaccacggcatttatgtggctggtccagctgagtttctggtcaatggcaatcccca harbors:
- the LOC137304889 gene encoding histone H1-like, which gives rise to MADIEPVGMDLPAPAAPALPPPPLPPPDEAVDIAVAVKKKRRPYRHKKFGCTVAEQIMKAVAATKQRRGLSVAAMKKALKASGYNLEKNNSRVNRAIKSLLSRGSLVHTAGTGASGSVKLSKDLEITAGVTASGKEATRRRVVVKRLPKMPRRPSTGRKKAKAQKKTGVGRRTPTVFRMAAKWKAARMRRVSRCPTETKSAKTPSSSAK
- the LOC137304887 gene encoding histone H2B type 1-A-like — protein: MPTAAVSTSSTTAGAKSAVSKKGSKKTAMKMTRKGDKKHRRSRRESYSIYIYKVLKQVHPDTGISSKAMSVINSFVTDIFERIASEASRLVHYSRRHTISSREIQSAVRLLLPGELAKHAVSEGTKAVTKYTSSK
- the LOC137304888 gene encoding histone H1-like yields the protein MGWGDPAGDPSRGKKARKRRSPPRARQAGGRASATLAGQIMEAVASSKERRGLSLVAVKKVLSAAGFDVSKNNSRVNQTVRSLVTSGSLLQTAGTGANGSFKVNRRRYVKTKSRLAAGRRRAASRGRYQRKAAAAKRSRRKRSPARKSKPRIQRKNGRAGGGPGQRRVRIKGGGGGGVRKAVRRGVGRPRRAAKELPPADGQLRKQEAQQYPSDETAKADNREGGIRAETI